One Capricornis sumatraensis isolate serow.1 chromosome 8, serow.2, whole genome shotgun sequence genomic region harbors:
- the LOC138083025 gene encoding tubulin gamma-2 chain isoform X1 codes for MPREIITLQLGQCGNQIGFEFWKQLCAEHGISPEGIVEEFATEGTDRKDVFFYQADDEHYIPRAVLLDLEPRVIHSILNSPYAKLYNPENIYLSEHGGGAGNNWASGFSQGEKIHEDIFDIIDREADGSDSLETASPFLPLQGFVLCHSIAGGTGSGLGSYLLERLNDRYPKKLVQTYSVFPNQDEMSDVVVQPYNSLLTLKRLTQNADCVVVLDNTALNRIATDRLHIQNPSFSQINQLVSTIMSASTTTLRYPGYMNNDLIGLIASLIPTPRLHFLMTGYTPLTTDQSVASVRKTTVLDVMRRLLQPKNVMVSTGRDRQTNHCYIAILNIIQGEVDPTQVHKSLQRIRERKLANFIPWGPASIQVALSRKSPYLPSAHRVSGLMMANHTSISSLFESSCQQYDKLRKREAFLEQFRKEDIFKDNFDELDRSREVVQELIDEYHAATRPDYISWGTQEQ; via the exons ATGCCCCGGGAGATCATCACCCTGCAGCTGGGCCAGTGCGGCAACCAGA tTGGGTTCGAGTTCTGGAAACAGCTGTGCGCCGAGCATGGTATCAGCCCCGAGGGCATCGTGGAGGAGTTTGCCACCGAGGGCACTGATCGCAAGGACGTCTTTTTCTACCAG GCCGACGATGAGCACTACATCCCGAGGGCAGTGCTGCTGGACCTGGAGCCCAGGGTGATCCACTCCATCCTCAACTCCCCTTATGCCAAACTCTACAACCCAGAGAACATCTACCTGTCAGAACATGGAGGAGGAGCTGGCAACAACTGGGCCAGCGGATTCTCCCAG GGTGAGAAAATCCATGAAGATATCTTTGACATCATAGACCGAGAAGCAGATGGAAGTGACAGCCTAGAG ACTGCTTCTCCATTCCTTCCCCTGCAGGGCTTTGTGCTGTGTCATTCCATCGCTGGGGGGACCGGTTCTGGCCTGGGCTCCTACCTCTTGGAGCGATTGAATGACAG GTACCCCAAGAAGCTGGTACAGACATACTCAGTGTTTCCCAACCAGGACGAGATGAGCGATGTGGTGGTCCAGCCCTACAACTCACTACTCACACTCAAGAGGCTGACCCAGAACGCCGACTGTGTG GTGGTGCTGGACAACACTGCCCTGAACCGGATTGCCACAGACCGCCTGCACATCCAGAATCCCTCATTCTCCCAGATCAACCAGCTG GTGTCCACCATCATGTCAGCCAGCACCACCACCCTGCGCTACCCCGGCTACATGAACAATGACCTCATCGGCCTCATCGCTTCGCTCATTCCCACGCCACGGCTCCACTTCCTCATGACTGGTTACACCCCCCTCACCACGGACCAGTCG GTGGCCAGCGTGAGAAAGACCACGGTCCTGGATGTCATGAGGCGACTGCTGCAGCCCAAGAACGTGATGGTGTCCACAGGCCGGGATCGCCAGACCAACCACTGCTACATCGCCATCCTCAACATCATCCAGGGGGAGGTGGACCCCACCCAG GTGCACAAGAGCCTTCAGAGGATCCGGGAACGGAAGCTGGCCAACTTCATCCCCTGGGGCCCCGCCAGCATCCAGGTGGCCCTGTCTAGGAAGTCGCCCTACCTGCCTTCTGCCCACAGGGTCAGTGGGCTCATGATGGCCAACCACACCAGCATCTCCTCG ctCTTTGAAAGTTCCTGCCAGCAGTACGACAAGCTGCGGAAGCGGGAGGCCTTCCTGGAGCAGTTCCGGAAGGAGGACATCTTTAAGGATAACTTTGATGAGCTGGACAGGTCCAGGGAGGTCGTACAGGAGCTGATTGATGAGTACCATGCAGCCACTCGACCAGACTACATCTCCTGGGGCACCCAGGAGCAGTGA
- the LOC138083025 gene encoding tubulin gamma-2 chain isoform X2, protein MPREIITLQLGQCGNQIGFEFWKQLCAEHGISPEGIVEEFATEGTDRKDVFFYQADDEHYIPRAVLLDLEPRVIHSILNSPYAKLYNPENIYLSEHGGGAGNNWASGFSQGEKIHEDIFDIIDREADGSDSLEGFVLCHSIAGGTGSGLGSYLLERLNDRYPKKLVQTYSVFPNQDEMSDVVVQPYNSLLTLKRLTQNADCVVVLDNTALNRIATDRLHIQNPSFSQINQLVSTIMSASTTTLRYPGYMNNDLIGLIASLIPTPRLHFLMTGYTPLTTDQSVASVRKTTVLDVMRRLLQPKNVMVSTGRDRQTNHCYIAILNIIQGEVDPTQVHKSLQRIRERKLANFIPWGPASIQVALSRKSPYLPSAHRVSGLMMANHTSISSLFESSCQQYDKLRKREAFLEQFRKEDIFKDNFDELDRSREVVQELIDEYHAATRPDYISWGTQEQ, encoded by the exons ATGCCCCGGGAGATCATCACCCTGCAGCTGGGCCAGTGCGGCAACCAGA tTGGGTTCGAGTTCTGGAAACAGCTGTGCGCCGAGCATGGTATCAGCCCCGAGGGCATCGTGGAGGAGTTTGCCACCGAGGGCACTGATCGCAAGGACGTCTTTTTCTACCAG GCCGACGATGAGCACTACATCCCGAGGGCAGTGCTGCTGGACCTGGAGCCCAGGGTGATCCACTCCATCCTCAACTCCCCTTATGCCAAACTCTACAACCCAGAGAACATCTACCTGTCAGAACATGGAGGAGGAGCTGGCAACAACTGGGCCAGCGGATTCTCCCAG GGTGAGAAAATCCATGAAGATATCTTTGACATCATAGACCGAGAAGCAGATGGAAGTGACAGCCTAGAG GGCTTTGTGCTGTGTCATTCCATCGCTGGGGGGACCGGTTCTGGCCTGGGCTCCTACCTCTTGGAGCGATTGAATGACAG GTACCCCAAGAAGCTGGTACAGACATACTCAGTGTTTCCCAACCAGGACGAGATGAGCGATGTGGTGGTCCAGCCCTACAACTCACTACTCACACTCAAGAGGCTGACCCAGAACGCCGACTGTGTG GTGGTGCTGGACAACACTGCCCTGAACCGGATTGCCACAGACCGCCTGCACATCCAGAATCCCTCATTCTCCCAGATCAACCAGCTG GTGTCCACCATCATGTCAGCCAGCACCACCACCCTGCGCTACCCCGGCTACATGAACAATGACCTCATCGGCCTCATCGCTTCGCTCATTCCCACGCCACGGCTCCACTTCCTCATGACTGGTTACACCCCCCTCACCACGGACCAGTCG GTGGCCAGCGTGAGAAAGACCACGGTCCTGGATGTCATGAGGCGACTGCTGCAGCCCAAGAACGTGATGGTGTCCACAGGCCGGGATCGCCAGACCAACCACTGCTACATCGCCATCCTCAACATCATCCAGGGGGAGGTGGACCCCACCCAG GTGCACAAGAGCCTTCAGAGGATCCGGGAACGGAAGCTGGCCAACTTCATCCCCTGGGGCCCCGCCAGCATCCAGGTGGCCCTGTCTAGGAAGTCGCCCTACCTGCCTTCTGCCCACAGGGTCAGTGGGCTCATGATGGCCAACCACACCAGCATCTCCTCG ctCTTTGAAAGTTCCTGCCAGCAGTACGACAAGCTGCGGAAGCGGGAGGCCTTCCTGGAGCAGTTCCGGAAGGAGGACATCTTTAAGGATAACTTTGATGAGCTGGACAGGTCCAGGGAGGTCGTACAGGAGCTGATTGATGAGTACCATGCAGCCACTCGACCAGACTACATCTCCTGGGGCACCCAGGAGCAGTGA